A genomic region of Salinibacterium sp. NK8237 contains the following coding sequences:
- a CDS encoding CGNR zinc finger domain-containing protein, whose translation MQFAPDTVESLEFAVLLGNTHKLASRSGDDELESVSQVQALITQFRFSGRIDRDNNEVAEVRTVRDRIRGVWKLTRDDAATEINAMLAEAKALPFLARHGDFDWHLHANDPEAPLAERIQAEVGLALVDVVRSDAMWRLRRCQAPDCEGLMADLSRNGSRRFCSIRCGNRMNQIAYRERQAADD comes from the coding sequence TTGCAATTTGCCCCTGACACGGTGGAAAGTCTCGAGTTTGCCGTTTTGCTCGGAAACACGCACAAGCTCGCGAGTAGATCCGGCGACGATGAACTCGAATCGGTCAGCCAAGTTCAGGCCCTCATCACCCAGTTTCGCTTTAGCGGTCGCATCGATCGCGACAACAACGAAGTCGCCGAAGTGCGCACGGTGCGCGACCGCATTCGCGGCGTCTGGAAGCTAACCCGCGATGACGCTGCTACCGAAATCAATGCCATGCTCGCCGAAGCGAAAGCGCTGCCCTTCTTGGCACGACATGGCGACTTTGACTGGCACCTGCACGCCAATGATCCCGAAGCGCCCCTTGCCGAGCGCATTCAGGCCGAAGTTGGCCTTGCGCTCGTCGACGTCGTGCGCTCCGACGCGATGTGGCGCTTACGACGCTGCCAAGCCCCCGATTGCGAGGGCCTCATGGCCGACCTGTCACGCAACGGCTCACGCCGCTTCTGCAGCATCCGTTGCGGAAACCGGATGAATCAAATCGCGTACCGCGAACGGCAAGCGGCCGACGACTAG
- the ybaK gene encoding Cys-tRNA(Pro) deacylase, giving the protein MALGTPATVALDALGISFIPHPYVHDAGTSEFGLEAATVLGVDPEQVFKTLMTMVDDEMIVAVVPVSGKLDLKAFASTLGGKKASMADPVSAQRRTGYVLGGISPLGQRTAHRTVIDETVELFDTVFVSGGTRGFDIELTPHDLIRATAAITAAIARA; this is encoded by the coding sequence ATGGCACTCGGTACTCCGGCAACGGTGGCGCTTGATGCGCTCGGAATCTCATTCATTCCGCACCCCTACGTTCACGATGCTGGCACGAGCGAATTCGGCTTGGAAGCGGCAACGGTTCTCGGCGTTGACCCCGAACAGGTTTTCAAGACGCTCATGACGATGGTGGATGACGAGATGATCGTTGCCGTCGTGCCTGTCTCGGGAAAACTTGATCTCAAGGCGTTCGCCTCCACCCTCGGTGGAAAGAAGGCGAGCATGGCCGATCCCGTTAGCGCCCAACGGCGCACGGGCTACGTACTCGGAGGGATCAGCCCGCTCGGCCAGAGAACAGCCCATCGCACCGTGATTGACGAAACTGTTGAGCTATTCGACACCGTCTTCGTGAGCGGAGGCACACGAGGTTTTGACATCGAACTGACGCCCCACGACCTTATCCGCGCCACCGCGGCAATCACTGCCGCGATTGCGCGCGCCTAG
- the ligA gene encoding NAD-dependent DNA ligase LigA gives MATSTENSGSSHSSDGQVAETADPSLAEARDEAESLTTRILELRDAYYVRDEVLVDDAEYDRLIQRLEQLEALHPELQGQDSPTQRVGGKAATLFDPVEHAERMLSLDNVFSLEEFAEWAAKVQRDSARHVDFLCELKIDGLAINLRYIDGVLVSAATRGDGRVGEDVTENIVRVEGIPQRLAGTGHPPIVEVRGEVFIPLELFRELNAEQTRIGEKVFANPRNAAAGSLRQKSEGKSEEKLANMRRRLSSLRMLVHGIGAWNGEREGHDPIRTQSEIYGVLATWGLPTSKYFRVVPTAGEVEDFIRYYGEHRDSVEHEIDGIVIKVDELALHDELGATSRAPRWAIAYKYPPEQVNTKLLDIVVGVGRTGRATPYAVMEPALVAGSVVRQATLHNQDVVKRKGVLIGDTVVLRKAGDVIPEILGPVEELRDGSEYAFVMPTNCPECGTPLRAMKEGDIDLRCPNARSCPAQVRGRIEHAGSRGGLDIEVLGEVIARALAQPREPEVPPLINEAGLFDLTVEDIFPIVVAVRDSETGEVLTNDDGTERLVTPFRRARKFTGKDADPEFDADATEFAGTPDWVPSSNATKLIANLQEAKTKPLWRLLVSVSIRHVGPVAARALADYFGSLAAIREATREELAAVDGVGGIIADSVADWFEVDWHQEIVQRWADAGVQWSTPGHAGPGAAQASDGILAGLTIVATGSLEGFTREGAQEAIIAAGAKAASSVSKKTDYVAAGPGAGSKLTKAEQLGIPVLDAAQFARLLEQGPEAL, from the coding sequence GTGGCTACTAGCACCGAGAACTCAGGTTCCTCCCACTCGTCCGACGGTCAGGTCGCCGAGACCGCCGACCCCTCGCTTGCCGAGGCACGCGATGAGGCCGAAAGCCTCACTACGCGCATTCTTGAACTGCGCGATGCGTACTACGTGCGCGACGAAGTGTTGGTTGACGATGCCGAGTACGACCGTCTGATTCAGCGCTTAGAGCAGCTTGAGGCGCTGCATCCAGAGCTTCAGGGCCAAGATAGCCCGACGCAGCGCGTTGGCGGCAAAGCGGCAACGCTCTTTGACCCCGTCGAGCACGCGGAACGAATGCTCAGCCTCGACAATGTGTTCTCCCTAGAAGAATTCGCTGAATGGGCGGCGAAGGTGCAGCGCGATTCAGCGCGCCACGTCGATTTCTTGTGCGAACTCAAGATCGACGGGCTTGCGATCAACTTGCGCTACATCGATGGTGTGCTCGTCAGCGCCGCCACTCGCGGCGATGGGCGCGTCGGCGAAGACGTGACCGAAAACATCGTGCGTGTGGAAGGCATCCCGCAGCGGCTGGCCGGCACCGGGCATCCGCCCATCGTTGAAGTGCGTGGAGAGGTGTTCATTCCGCTCGAGCTGTTCCGCGAGCTGAATGCTGAACAGACTCGCATTGGGGAGAAGGTTTTCGCGAACCCGCGCAACGCTGCGGCAGGGTCGCTTCGTCAAAAATCTGAGGGCAAGTCTGAAGAGAAACTTGCCAACATGCGGCGGCGGTTGTCGTCGCTGCGCATGCTCGTGCACGGTATCGGTGCGTGGAATGGTGAGCGCGAGGGCCACGATCCCATTCGCACTCAGAGTGAGATCTACGGCGTGCTGGCGACCTGGGGTCTGCCCACGAGCAAATACTTCCGGGTGGTGCCCACAGCGGGCGAGGTCGAAGATTTCATTCGCTACTACGGCGAACACCGTGACAGCGTCGAGCACGAGATCGACGGCATTGTGATCAAGGTCGATGAGCTCGCGCTTCACGACGAGCTCGGTGCCACTTCTCGGGCACCGCGGTGGGCTATTGCCTATAAATATCCGCCCGAGCAAGTGAATACGAAACTGCTCGACATTGTGGTTGGCGTAGGGCGCACGGGGCGAGCAACCCCTTATGCCGTGATGGAGCCCGCGCTTGTCGCTGGTTCCGTGGTGCGGCAAGCGACTTTGCACAATCAGGATGTCGTGAAGCGCAAGGGTGTGCTCATCGGCGACACCGTGGTGCTGCGCAAGGCGGGTGATGTGATCCCCGAGATCCTGGGCCCGGTCGAAGAGTTGCGTGATGGCAGCGAGTACGCGTTTGTGATGCCCACGAATTGCCCGGAATGTGGAACACCGCTGCGGGCGATGAAAGAGGGTGACATCGATTTGCGGTGCCCGAATGCCCGCAGTTGCCCCGCCCAAGTGCGCGGTCGTATCGAGCACGCTGGCAGTCGAGGTGGGCTCGATATTGAGGTGCTTGGCGAAGTGATTGCTCGCGCCCTGGCTCAACCCCGCGAACCAGAAGTGCCCCCGCTGATCAACGAGGCGGGGCTGTTCGACCTCACAGTGGAAGACATATTTCCGATTGTTGTTGCGGTTCGTGACTCCGAGACGGGGGAGGTGCTCACCAACGACGACGGCACTGAGCGACTCGTCACACCGTTCCGCCGGGCTCGCAAGTTCACGGGCAAAGATGCTGACCCCGAGTTCGATGCCGACGCGACCGAATTTGCGGGAACACCCGACTGGGTGCCCTCGAGCAACGCCACTAAGCTCATCGCCAACCTTCAGGAAGCGAAAACCAAACCCCTCTGGCGGCTTCTCGTGAGTGTGAGTATCCGCCACGTTGGGCCCGTCGCTGCGCGCGCTCTTGCCGACTATTTCGGTTCGCTCGCCGCTATTCGAGAGGCGACGCGAGAAGAGCTCGCTGCCGTGGATGGCGTTGGAGGAATCATCGCCGACTCGGTCGCTGACTGGTTCGAGGTGGATTGGCACCAGGAGATTGTTCAGCGCTGGGCGGATGCGGGCGTGCAGTGGTCAACTCCCGGTCACGCTGGCCCCGGTGCGGCTCAAGCCAGCGACGGAATCCTCGCCGGTTTAACGATTGTTGCCACCGGAAGCCTTGAGGGATTCACTCGCGAAGGAGCACAAGAGGCGATCATCGCGGCGGGTGCTAAAGCGGCCTCCAGTGTGAGCAAAAAGACCGACTATGTTGCCGCAGGGCCCGGTGCCGGTTCCAAACTCACCAAAGCCGAGCAACTGGGAATCCCGGTGCTCGATGCTGCACAATTTGCGCGCTTACTCGAACAGGGCCCTGAAGCTCTTTAA
- a CDS encoding winged helix-turn-helix domain-containing protein has product MNSEELGAWLAAVANPQRMRILAELSTGQKHVSELARRVGMSRPLLYMHLAKLEEAGFVAGHHELSDDGKALKLFEVVPFRVTVTPALLARAVAKSAATTAASEIADGDATPHHNSNSHEGK; this is encoded by the coding sequence GTGAATTCAGAAGAGCTCGGAGCGTGGTTGGCTGCAGTGGCTAATCCGCAGCGCATGCGCATTCTGGCCGAATTATCGACCGGCCAGAAGCACGTGAGCGAGCTCGCTCGTCGCGTCGGAATGTCCCGCCCGTTGCTCTACATGCACCTCGCCAAGCTTGAAGAGGCGGGCTTTGTTGCCGGGCATCACGAACTAAGCGACGACGGCAAAGCGCTGAAGCTCTTCGAGGTAGTTCCTTTTCGCGTCACGGTGACCCCCGCTCTCCTGGCGAGAGCGGTGGCGAAGTCGGCGGCGACAACCGCAGCTTCTGAAATCGCCGACGGCGACGCAACTCCACACCACAACAGCAATTCTCACGAAGGAAAATAA
- a CDS encoding serine hydrolase, whose protein sequence is MARRPKRWLQLAEPLAGDHELIELVQHRVRATRHDVMSVALHDAGQWRTAQFGAMDDRAFEIGSVTKTITASLFARALECGEVTTATTAGELLELGGSPAAAFTLESIATQHSGLPRLPVSFAEFRRGNRAVKAGRDPYTASVAELVSQTAATPLGKPGVFSYSNLGFALLGQALAVAASRSYSELVAERIAAPLKLAHTASFATAAELPLDVPTGFDARGRASDAWTMHAYGPAGNIRSTLPDMMRYVEAQLDGSAPGVAATTSRIAVPRQGKIGYAWLTNPDGITWHNGMTGGFASFVGFQRERSRAVVVLSNTAVSVDALALSLLAAR, encoded by the coding sequence ATGGCGCGACGCCCCAAGCGCTGGCTGCAGCTGGCTGAACCCTTGGCTGGCGATCACGAGTTAATTGAACTCGTTCAGCACCGTGTGCGAGCCACGCGTCACGACGTCATGAGCGTCGCGCTGCATGATGCGGGGCAGTGGCGCACGGCTCAGTTCGGTGCGATGGATGACCGCGCTTTCGAAATCGGTTCCGTCACCAAAACCATCACGGCGTCACTATTCGCGCGTGCGCTCGAGTGCGGTGAAGTCACTACAGCAACGACCGCGGGGGAGTTGCTGGAGCTCGGGGGCAGCCCCGCGGCAGCCTTCACCTTGGAAAGCATTGCAACTCAGCACAGCGGGCTACCGCGGCTGCCGGTGAGCTTCGCCGAGTTCCGTCGGGGCAACCGGGCGGTGAAGGCTGGCCGTGACCCGTACACGGCATCCGTCGCTGAGCTCGTCAGCCAGACTGCTGCCACTCCGCTAGGAAAGCCGGGAGTTTTTTCGTATTCAAATCTGGGGTTCGCTCTGCTGGGGCAGGCTCTCGCCGTAGCGGCCAGCCGGAGCTATTCCGAGCTCGTTGCCGAGCGCATAGCCGCTCCGTTGAAGCTTGCACACACGGCTTCGTTCGCGACCGCGGCCGAACTTCCCCTCGATGTGCCAACGGGCTTCGATGCCCGGGGCAGAGCCAGTGACGCGTGGACAATGCATGCGTATGGGCCGGCGGGCAACATCCGCTCTACCCTGCCCGACATGATGCGCTACGTCGAAGCCCAACTCGATGGCAGCGCGCCTGGCGTTGCCGCCACGACCTCGCGCATCGCCGTGCCGCGGCAGGGCAAGATCGGCTACGCCTGGCTCACGAACCCCGACGGCATCACCTGGCACAACGGAATGACGGGCGGTTTTGCGAGTTTTGTCGGGTTTCAACGAGAGCGCTCGCGGGCGGTTGTCGTGCTGAGCAATACGGCCGTGAGTGTTGACGCTCTCGCCCTGTCGCTCCTCGCCGCTCGCTAA
- the gatC gene encoding Asp-tRNA(Asn)/Glu-tRNA(Gln) amidotransferase subunit GatC, translating into MTDTNPGAITSEVVSHLASLARIALTTDEIEKLTGELGAIVNSVAKVSEVATDDVPATSHPIPLSNVFRPDVPGVTLTTEQALAGAPEHDGSRFAVSAILGEEQ; encoded by the coding sequence ATGACTGACACCAATCCTGGTGCGATCACCAGCGAGGTTGTTTCGCACCTCGCCTCGCTCGCCCGCATCGCCCTCACCACTGACGAAATCGAGAAGCTCACTGGCGAGCTCGGCGCAATCGTCAATTCTGTGGCCAAGGTCAGCGAAGTCGCTACCGACGATGTTCCGGCAACGAGTCATCCGATCCCGCTGAGCAACGTGTTCCGCCCTGATGTTCCCGGCGTTACGCTCACGACTGAGCAGGCCCTAGCAGGAGCACCCGAGCACGATGGTTCACGTTTTGCGGTTAGCGCGATTCTGGGAGAAGAGCAGTAA
- a CDS encoding cysteine desulfurase family protein, with translation MTIYLDHAATTPMRPSVVQAFVQALPVVGNPSSIHSQGQAAKRMLEEAREAIAASIGADSVEITFTSGGTEAINLGIKGLYWARNSGGVERRRILVAQAEHHATIDAVEWMRTHEGAVLDWIPVDALGRIDVDYVREALADDVALVSMLSANNEVGTLQPASEVAALAQAVGVPVHVDAVSALGYVPIDFHAAGVAALSLSAHKIGGPVGVGALVIARSASVTPLIHGGSQQRARSGTMDAPGAVAFATAAREATTDLVEQAARLTALRDSLIAGVQAAVPEAVLRGDPHDRLPGNAHFTFPGCEGDSLLFLLDVAGFSVSTGSACQAGVPEASHVLLAMGLDEPTARGALRISLGESTTADEVAQFVAALPAAVEQARAAGYSDRVTVLGR, from the coding sequence GTGACGATCTATCTTGACCATGCGGCGACAACGCCCATGCGGCCGTCTGTAGTGCAGGCGTTCGTACAGGCGTTGCCGGTCGTGGGTAACCCCTCATCGATTCACTCGCAGGGCCAAGCGGCCAAACGCATGCTCGAAGAGGCGCGTGAGGCTATTGCTGCGAGTATTGGTGCGGACTCGGTAGAAATTACTTTTACTTCTGGTGGTACCGAGGCGATCAATCTTGGTATCAAGGGTCTGTACTGGGCTCGTAATTCCGGCGGCGTCGAACGCCGCCGCATTCTGGTAGCCCAAGCCGAACACCACGCCACCATCGACGCTGTTGAGTGGATGCGCACCCACGAGGGTGCAGTGCTCGACTGGATTCCTGTTGACGCTCTCGGCCGCATTGACGTGGACTATGTTCGCGAGGCGCTCGCGGATGACGTCGCGCTTGTGTCGATGCTGTCGGCCAATAATGAGGTGGGCACCCTCCAGCCCGCTTCCGAAGTCGCAGCGCTCGCGCAGGCTGTTGGCGTTCCGGTGCACGTCGATGCAGTATCCGCTCTCGGCTATGTGCCCATCGACTTCCACGCGGCCGGCGTTGCTGCGCTCAGTCTTTCGGCACACAAGATCGGCGGACCGGTCGGCGTTGGCGCTCTCGTTATCGCTCGTTCGGCATCCGTGACTCCGCTTATTCATGGGGGAAGCCAACAGCGGGCGCGCTCGGGAACGATGGACGCACCGGGTGCTGTCGCTTTTGCGACGGCGGCACGCGAGGCAACCACAGACCTAGTGGAGCAGGCAGCTCGGCTCACCGCGTTGCGGGATTCGCTCATCGCGGGGGTTCAAGCGGCAGTGCCCGAGGCTGTGCTGCGGGGCGACCCGCACGACCGGCTGCCGGGCAATGCGCACTTCACGTTCCCGGGTTGTGAGGGCGATTCGCTGTTGTTCTTGTTGGATGTCGCGGGCTTCAGCGTCTCCACCGGTTCTGCTTGTCAGGCTGGGGTGCCCGAAGCGAGCCATGTTTTGCTCGCTATGGGTCTCGACGAGCCCACTGCTCGTGGCGCACTTCGTATTTCGCTGGGGGAGTCCACGACGGCCGACGAGGTTGCTCAGTTCGTGGCGGCGTTGCCGGCCGCGGTCGAGCAGGCGCGAGCCGCTGGCTATTCGGATCGCGTGACAGTCCTGGGGCGCTAA
- the mnmA gene encoding tRNA 2-thiouridine(34) synthase MnmA, with the protein MKVLAAMSGGVDSAVAAARAVEAGHEVVGVHLALSRQPGTLRTGARGCCTIEDSMDAQRAANMIGIPYYVWDFSERFKLDVVDDFIAEYSAGRTPNPCMRCNERIKFAALLEKAVALGFDAVATGHYANIVEDENGNRELHRAAAWAKDQSYVLGVLTTEQLAHSMFPLGSTPSKAEIRAEAAERGFSVANKPDSHDICFIPDGNTRGWLADKVGAEQGEILDRNGEVLGKHEGAVAFTIGQRKGLNVGYPTDDGKPRFVLEIRPKTNEVVVGPREALALSEVAGTKFSWAGLDPLASGFISEPGASFECHVQVRAHSDPMPATARIAPATEGVDNVGDAKGPELIVRPHEPLIGVSPGQTAVLYVGTRVLGQCTIARTVSAVPVGV; encoded by the coding sequence ATGAAGGTTTTAGCGGCGATGAGTGGCGGAGTGGACTCTGCGGTTGCTGCCGCGCGTGCAGTCGAGGCAGGGCATGAGGTTGTTGGGGTGCATTTGGCGCTGAGCCGGCAGCCAGGAACTCTGCGCACCGGTGCCCGCGGTTGCTGCACGATTGAAGATTCTATGGATGCCCAACGGGCGGCCAACATGATTGGTATTCCGTATTACGTCTGGGACTTCTCCGAGCGTTTCAAGCTCGATGTCGTCGATGACTTCATCGCCGAGTATTCGGCTGGGCGCACCCCGAACCCCTGCATGCGTTGCAATGAGCGCATCAAGTTTGCGGCTCTCCTTGAGAAGGCGGTTGCTCTCGGGTTCGATGCGGTTGCGACCGGTCACTACGCCAACATCGTTGAAGATGAAAATGGCAATCGTGAACTTCACCGTGCCGCGGCCTGGGCGAAAGACCAGTCCTACGTTCTCGGCGTGCTCACGACGGAGCAACTTGCGCACAGTATGTTCCCGCTCGGGTCTACGCCGTCGAAGGCAGAGATTCGTGCTGAGGCCGCAGAACGTGGTTTCTCGGTAGCGAACAAGCCTGACTCTCACGACATTTGCTTTATCCCTGATGGCAACACTCGCGGCTGGTTGGCCGACAAAGTTGGTGCAGAGCAGGGCGAAATTCTTGACCGCAACGGCGAGGTTCTCGGCAAGCACGAGGGTGCTGTCGCGTTCACGATCGGCCAGCGCAAGGGCCTCAACGTCGGTTACCCCACGGATGACGGCAAGCCCCGTTTCGTGTTGGAGATTCGTCCCAAGACCAACGAGGTCGTTGTCGGACCCCGCGAAGCTCTTGCCCTCTCCGAAGTCGCTGGCACCAAGTTTTCGTGGGCGGGGCTCGATCCGCTCGCCTCTGGTTTCATCAGCGAGCCCGGTGCGAGCTTTGAGTGCCACGTTCAAGTGCGCGCACACTCCGACCCGATGCCGGCCACCGCTCGCATCGCACCGGCAACCGAGGGCGTCGACAACGTCGGCGATGCGAAGGGCCCCGAGCTCATCGTGCGGCCCCACGAGCCACTCATTGGTGTCTCGCCCGGCCAGACGGCGGTTCTTTACGTAGGCACGCGAGTGCTTGGCCAGTGCACGATTGCGCGCACGGTGTCTGCGGTTCCCGTCGGGGTCTAA
- the gatA gene encoding Asp-tRNA(Asn)/Glu-tRNA(Gln) amidotransferase subunit GatA — protein sequence MNDLTRLSASELATKLSSGDVSSVEATQAHLDRIAAVDDKVHAFLHVSADALANAKRIDERRAAGESLGELAGVPVAVKDVLCTIDMPTTAGSKILEGWVPPYDATPVAKLRAAGLIPLGKTNMDEFAMGSSTEHSAYGPTHNPWDLDRIPGGSGGGSAAAVSAFEAPLALGSDTGGSIRQPASVTGSVGVKPTYGGVSRYGAIALASSLDQVGPVSRTVLDSALLHDVIGGWDPRDSTSLNEQWPSFAAAARAGAAAESLKGVRVGVIKQLDSPGFQAGVSQRFHEALQLLTDFGAEIVEVDAPHFEYAVEAYYLILPAEASSNLAKFDSVRFGLRVNPEGGGTVEDVMAATREAGFGDEVKRRIILGTYALSAGYYDAYYGSAQKVRTLIQRDFAAAFEKADVLVSPSAPTTAFKLGEKLEDPMAMYLNDVTTIPANLAGIPGMGLPMGLAPEDGLPTGFQIMAPARGDARLYEVGATLERLLEQQWGHTLPSQVPSLG from the coding sequence CTGAACGACCTCACCCGCCTGTCGGCATCCGAGCTGGCTACCAAGCTGAGCTCTGGCGATGTCTCCTCGGTTGAGGCAACTCAAGCTCACCTCGACCGCATTGCTGCCGTCGATGACAAGGTTCACGCCTTCTTGCACGTGTCGGCGGATGCTCTGGCCAACGCCAAGCGCATCGACGAACGTCGTGCGGCAGGGGAGTCGCTCGGCGAGCTCGCTGGTGTGCCCGTTGCTGTCAAAGACGTGCTGTGCACGATCGATATGCCCACCACTGCTGGGTCCAAAATTCTTGAAGGCTGGGTTCCGCCCTACGACGCCACTCCCGTGGCGAAGCTGCGTGCGGCCGGCCTGATTCCGCTCGGCAAGACCAACATGGATGAGTTCGCCATGGGGTCGTCAACCGAGCACTCGGCCTATGGTCCGACGCATAACCCGTGGGATCTCGACCGCATCCCCGGTGGCTCCGGTGGTGGCTCGGCCGCGGCAGTGTCCGCGTTTGAAGCTCCGCTCGCCCTCGGTTCTGACACCGGTGGATCGATTCGCCAGCCGGCATCCGTCACGGGTTCTGTTGGTGTCAAGCCCACTTACGGTGGCGTATCGCGCTACGGTGCTATCGCGTTGGCGTCGTCGCTCGACCAGGTTGGTCCCGTCTCGCGCACCGTTCTCGACTCGGCGTTGCTGCATGACGTCATTGGTGGCTGGGACCCGCGCGACTCCACGTCGCTCAACGAGCAGTGGCCGTCGTTTGCTGCTGCCGCTCGTGCCGGTGCCGCCGCCGAAAGCCTCAAGGGCGTTCGCGTTGGTGTCATCAAGCAGCTCGACAGCCCTGGCTTCCAGGCCGGCGTCTCACAGCGTTTCCACGAAGCGCTGCAGTTGCTCACCGATTTCGGCGCCGAAATCGTTGAAGTGGATGCACCGCACTTCGAATACGCCGTCGAGGCGTACTACCTCATTCTCCCCGCCGAGGCGTCGAGCAACCTCGCCAAGTTCGACTCGGTTCGCTTCGGACTGCGCGTGAATCCCGAGGGCGGCGGAACTGTCGAAGACGTGATGGCAGCGACCCGCGAGGCTGGTTTCGGCGACGAGGTCAAGCGCCGCATCATCCTCGGCACGTATGCGCTCAGCGCTGGTTACTACGACGCTTACTACGGCAGTGCGCAGAAGGTGCGCACGCTCATTCAGCGCGACTTCGCTGCGGCCTTCGAGAAGGCCGATGTGCTCGTCTCGCCGTCAGCACCGACCACCGCGTTCAAGCTCGGTGAAAAGCTCGAAGACCCGATGGCGATGTACCTCAACGACGTCACCACGATTCCGGCGAACCTTGCCGGTATCCCCGGAATGGGGCTCCCCATGGGGCTCGCTCCCGAGGATGGTCTGCCGACTGGTTTCCAGATCATGGCGCCCGCTCGCGGCGACGCCCGCCTCTATGAGGTTGGCGCAACGCTCGAGCGCTTGCTTGAGCAGCAGTGGGGCCACACCCTGCCGAGCCAGGTTCCTTCGCTGGGCTAG
- a CDS encoding alpha/beta hydrolase — protein MLIEIALVLATSVIGLPATEVSGAPEAQFSSIVTSDAPAPFVGPVVDTTGVVSGSAVGTTTFSGRTLTALASIPAAGISEYLAARPGAVEQILLSQPPAQEVALWWGDLATDRRAALEVASPQLLGNLEGVPYTIRDVSNRTVLDETISELSSVVDSDAGRAVQQSARQQLSMLSSISEALVFDSASPERTLVTLDVTGQGRAAIVLGDLNDADYVSFLVPGMFFTIEGQMSYWADAANSLYTEQQSWLEYFDDQSVFTSNETVATVAWIGYDTPNLTNVGAIDNAVQGRDTLANAILGLQAQRGADQPYISVVAHSYGTTAAMMALSEYDFEIDALAMVGSPGSPAESVADLNVRAGNVFVGEAAWDPIPNSSYFGADPGTASFGAQSLGVSGSFDVIMKQELSGSVGHNEYFTPGSEAMRNFALMCIGRGDLVIPEDVPAVQRAFASAAHNQS, from the coding sequence TTGCTGATTGAAATTGCACTCGTTTTAGCTACCTCGGTCATCGGCTTACCCGCCACCGAGGTCTCTGGCGCGCCCGAAGCGCAGTTCAGCTCGATTGTCACGAGCGACGCGCCAGCTCCATTCGTCGGCCCTGTTGTGGACACCACCGGGGTGGTGAGCGGCTCAGCAGTGGGCACAACAACCTTCAGCGGCCGCACTCTTACCGCGCTCGCGAGCATCCCCGCCGCCGGCATTTCTGAGTACCTCGCGGCTCGCCCTGGCGCTGTCGAGCAGATCCTCCTTTCGCAACCGCCCGCGCAAGAAGTGGCTCTGTGGTGGGGCGATTTGGCTACCGATCGCCGAGCCGCGCTCGAAGTAGCGAGTCCGCAACTTCTCGGCAACCTTGAAGGGGTGCCGTACACGATTCGCGACGTCAGCAACCGCACGGTGCTTGACGAGACGATTTCAGAACTTTCTTCGGTCGTAGATTCGGATGCCGGTCGTGCCGTGCAGCAGAGCGCACGCCAACAGCTCAGCATGTTGTCTTCCATTTCGGAGGCTCTCGTTTTCGATAGCGCGAGCCCCGAGCGCACTCTGGTCACCTTGGACGTCACGGGGCAGGGCCGCGCTGCCATCGTGCTTGGCGATCTGAACGACGCCGACTACGTGAGTTTCTTGGTGCCGGGCATGTTCTTCACTATCGAGGGCCAGATGTCGTACTGGGCGGATGCCGCCAACTCGCTCTACACCGAACAACAGTCGTGGCTTGAGTACTTTGATGACCAGTCGGTCTTCACGAGCAACGAGACGGTCGCGACGGTCGCGTGGATCGGCTATGACACCCCAAACCTGACTAATGTGGGGGCGATCGATAACGCTGTGCAGGGGCGCGACACTCTCGCAAATGCCATTCTCGGTCTGCAGGCGCAGCGCGGCGCTGATCAGCCGTATATTTCGGTTGTTGCGCACTCCTATGGAACGACGGCGGCGATGATGGCGTTGTCGGAATACGACTTCGAGATCGATGCCTTGGCGATGGTGGGTTCGCCCGGTAGTCCCGCCGAGTCGGTCGCTGATTTGAATGTGCGCGCTGGCAACGTTTTTGTGGGAGAGGCCGCGTGGGACCCGATTCCTAACAGCTCTTATTTTGGTGCCGATCCTGGCACCGCGTCATTCGGTGCACAGTCGCTCGGCGTGAGCGGCAGTTTTGATGTGATCATGAAACAAGAACTGAGCGGTTCTGTTGGCCACAACGAGTACTTCACGCCCGGGAGCGAAGCTATGCGCAACTTCGCTTTGATGTGTATCGGTCGCGGTGACCTTGTAATCCCCGAGGACGTTCCTGCTGTGCAGCGGGCGTTCGCCTCAGCAGCACACAACCAGAGTTGA